A DNA window from Takifugu flavidus isolate HTHZ2018 chromosome 15, ASM371156v2, whole genome shotgun sequence contains the following coding sequences:
- the ss18 gene encoding protein SSXT isoform X3: protein MSVAFTPHRQRGKGDITPAGIQKLLDENNQLIQCIMDFQSKGKTAECSQYQQMLHRNLVYLATIADSNQNMQSLLPAPPTQNMPMGPGGMNQSGPPTQPPHGHNMPSDGMVSGGPPAPHMQNQMNGQMPGPNHMPMQGPGPGPNQPPNMPSGSMNLPPSSHGSMGGYNHAVPSSQGMPVQNQMNMTQGQPMGNYAPRPNMNMPPNQGPMMHQQPPSQQYNMPPGGAGPHYQGQQNPMGMMGQVNQGNHVMGQRPMPPYRPPQQGPPQQYPGQEDYYGDQYSHAGQGASEGNAQYGQQQEPYQQGPPQQQGYPPQQQYPGQQGYPPQQQAYGPSQSGPGQYPNYPQGQGQQYAAYRPPQPGPPQGQQQRPYGYDQGHMRK, encoded by the exons ATGTCGGTGGCGTTTACACCTCATAGACAGCGTGGGAAAGGTGATATAACACCCGCTGGAATACAAAAG TTACTTGACGAAAACAACCAGCTGATCCAGTGTATAATGGACTTCCAGAGTAAAGGAAAGACTGCAGAGTGTTCACA GTACCAACAGATGCTGCACAGAAATCTGGTGTATCTGGCGACGATAGCAGACTCCAACCAAAACATGCAGTCCCTCCTCCCTGCG CCGCCCACTCAGAATATGCCCATGGGCCCTGGCGGGATGAACCAAAGCGGGCCCCCAACGCAACCTCCCCACGGCCACAACATGCCCTCTGACGGCATGGTCAGCGGCGGCCCCCCGGCCCCCCACATGCAGAACCAGATGAATGGACAGATGCCTG GGCCAAATCACATGCCCATGCAAGGTCCCGGGCCAGGTCCCAACCAGCCCCCCAACATGCCCAGCGGCTCTATGAACCTGCCGCCCAGCAGCCACGGGTCTATGGGTGGTTACAATCACGCTGTCCCCTCTTCCCAAGGCATGCCAGTGCAGAACCAAATGAACATGACCCAGGGGCAGCCCATGGGCAACTACGCACCTCGACCAAACATGAACATGCCGCCAAATCAGG GGCCCATGATGCACCAGCAGCCCCCCTCCCAACAGTACAACATGCCCCCCGGGGGTGCCGGGCCACACTACCAAGGACAGCAGAACCCCATGGGCATGATGGGCCAGGTTAACCAGGGCAACCACGTCATGGGGCAGAGGCCGATGCCACCGTATCGACCTCCGCAGCAAG gACCCCCTCAGCAGTACCCAGGGCAGGAAGACTACTATGGGGACCAGTACAGTCACGCAGGCCAGGGAGCCTCAGAAG GTAACGCCCAGTacggccagcagcaggagccatACCAGCAGggccccccccagcagcagggcTACCCACCCCAGCAGCAGTACCCGGGTCAGCAGGGCTaccctccacagcagcaggctTACG GTCCCTCCCAGAGCGGTCCAGGGCAGTATCCCAACTACCCTCAGGGGCAAGGACAGCAGTACGCCGCCTACCGCCCCCCTCAGCCTGGACCCCCGCAGGGCCAGCAGCAGCGTCCCTACGGTTACGACCAG GGGCACATGAGGAAATAA
- the ss18 gene encoding protein SSXT isoform X6, with protein MSVAFTPHRQRGKGDITPAGIQKLLDENNQLIQCIMDFQSKGKTAECSQYQQMLHRNLVYLATIADSNQNMQSLLPAPPTQNMPMGPGGMNQSGPPTQPPHGHNMPSDGMVSGGPPAPHMQNQMNGQMPGPNHMPMQGPGPGPNQPPNMPSGSMNLPPSSHGSMGGYNHAVPSSQGMPVQNQMNMTQGQPMGNYAPRPNMNMPPNQGPMMHQQPPSQQYNMPPGGAGPHYQGQQNPMGMMGQVNQGNHVMGQRPMPPYRPPQQGNAQYGQQQEPYQQGPPQQQGYPPQQQYPGQQGYPPQQQAYGPSQSGPGQYPNYPQGQGQQYAAYRPPQPGPPQGQQQRPYGYDQGHMRK; from the exons ATGTCGGTGGCGTTTACACCTCATAGACAGCGTGGGAAAGGTGATATAACACCCGCTGGAATACAAAAG TTACTTGACGAAAACAACCAGCTGATCCAGTGTATAATGGACTTCCAGAGTAAAGGAAAGACTGCAGAGTGTTCACA GTACCAACAGATGCTGCACAGAAATCTGGTGTATCTGGCGACGATAGCAGACTCCAACCAAAACATGCAGTCCCTCCTCCCTGCG CCGCCCACTCAGAATATGCCCATGGGCCCTGGCGGGATGAACCAAAGCGGGCCCCCAACGCAACCTCCCCACGGCCACAACATGCCCTCTGACGGCATGGTCAGCGGCGGCCCCCCGGCCCCCCACATGCAGAACCAGATGAATGGACAGATGCCTG GGCCAAATCACATGCCCATGCAAGGTCCCGGGCCAGGTCCCAACCAGCCCCCCAACATGCCCAGCGGCTCTATGAACCTGCCGCCCAGCAGCCACGGGTCTATGGGTGGTTACAATCACGCTGTCCCCTCTTCCCAAGGCATGCCAGTGCAGAACCAAATGAACATGACCCAGGGGCAGCCCATGGGCAACTACGCACCTCGACCAAACATGAACATGCCGCCAAATCAGG GGCCCATGATGCACCAGCAGCCCCCCTCCCAACAGTACAACATGCCCCCCGGGGGTGCCGGGCCACACTACCAAGGACAGCAGAACCCCATGGGCATGATGGGCCAGGTTAACCAGGGCAACCACGTCATGGGGCAGAGGCCGATGCCACCGTATCGACCTCCGCAGCAAG GTAACGCCCAGTacggccagcagcaggagccatACCAGCAGggccccccccagcagcagggcTACCCACCCCAGCAGCAGTACCCGGGTCAGCAGGGCTaccctccacagcagcaggctTACG GTCCCTCCCAGAGCGGTCCAGGGCAGTATCCCAACTACCCTCAGGGGCAAGGACAGCAGTACGCCGCCTACCGCCCCCCTCAGCCTGGACCCCCGCAGGGCCAGCAGCAGCGTCCCTACGGTTACGACCAG GGGCACATGAGGAAATAA
- the ss18 gene encoding protein SSXT isoform X4: MSVAFTPHRQRGKGDITPAGIQKLLDENNQLIQCIMDFQSKGKTAECSQYQQMLHRNLVYLATIADSNQNMQSLLPAPPTQNMPMGPGGMNQSGPPTQPPHGHNMPSDGMVSGGPPAPHMQNQMNGQMPGPNHMPMQGPGPGPNQPPNMPSGSMNLPPSSHGSMGGYNHAVPSSQGMPVQNQMNMTQGQPMGNYAPRPNMNMPPNQGPMMHQQPPSQQYNMPPGGAGPHYQGQQNPMGMMGQVNQGNHVMGQRPMPPYRPPQQGNAQYGQQQEPYQQGPPQQQGYPPQQQYPGQQGYPPQQQAYGPSQSGPGQYPNYPQGQGQQYAAYRPPQPGPPQGQQQRPYGYDQVSIATRAHGRHGSPPHLS, from the exons ATGTCGGTGGCGTTTACACCTCATAGACAGCGTGGGAAAGGTGATATAACACCCGCTGGAATACAAAAG TTACTTGACGAAAACAACCAGCTGATCCAGTGTATAATGGACTTCCAGAGTAAAGGAAAGACTGCAGAGTGTTCACA GTACCAACAGATGCTGCACAGAAATCTGGTGTATCTGGCGACGATAGCAGACTCCAACCAAAACATGCAGTCCCTCCTCCCTGCG CCGCCCACTCAGAATATGCCCATGGGCCCTGGCGGGATGAACCAAAGCGGGCCCCCAACGCAACCTCCCCACGGCCACAACATGCCCTCTGACGGCATGGTCAGCGGCGGCCCCCCGGCCCCCCACATGCAGAACCAGATGAATGGACAGATGCCTG GGCCAAATCACATGCCCATGCAAGGTCCCGGGCCAGGTCCCAACCAGCCCCCCAACATGCCCAGCGGCTCTATGAACCTGCCGCCCAGCAGCCACGGGTCTATGGGTGGTTACAATCACGCTGTCCCCTCTTCCCAAGGCATGCCAGTGCAGAACCAAATGAACATGACCCAGGGGCAGCCCATGGGCAACTACGCACCTCGACCAAACATGAACATGCCGCCAAATCAGG GGCCCATGATGCACCAGCAGCCCCCCTCCCAACAGTACAACATGCCCCCCGGGGGTGCCGGGCCACACTACCAAGGACAGCAGAACCCCATGGGCATGATGGGCCAGGTTAACCAGGGCAACCACGTCATGGGGCAGAGGCCGATGCCACCGTATCGACCTCCGCAGCAAG GTAACGCCCAGTacggccagcagcaggagccatACCAGCAGggccccccccagcagcagggcTACCCACCCCAGCAGCAGTACCCGGGTCAGCAGGGCTaccctccacagcagcaggctTACG GTCCCTCCCAGAGCGGTCCAGGGCAGTATCCCAACTACCCTCAGGGGCAAGGACAGCAGTACGCCGCCTACCGCCCCCCTCAGCCTGGACCCCCGCAGGGCCAGCAGCAGCGTCCCTACGGTTACGACCAGGTGAGTATAGCCACGAGAGCGCACGGTCGCCACGGCTCGCCTCCACATTTGTCTTAG
- the ss18 gene encoding protein SSXT isoform X5 produces the protein MSVAFTPHRQRGKGDITPAGIQKLLDENNQLIQCIMDFQSKGKTAECSQYQQMLHRNLVYLATIADSNQNMQSLLPAPPTQNMPMGPGGMNQSGPPTQPPHGHNMPSDGMVSGGPPAPHMQNQMNGQMPGPNHMPMQGPGPGPNQPPNMPSGSMNLPPSSHGSMGGYNHAVPSSQGMPVQNQMNMTQGQPMGNYAPRPNMNMPPNQGPMMHQQPPSQQYNMPPGGAGPHYQGQQNPMGMMGQVNQGNHVMGQRPMPPYRPPQQGNAQYGQQQEPYQQGPPQQQGYPPQQQYPGQQGYPPQQQAYGPSQSGPGQYPNYPQGQGQQYAAYRPPQPGPPQGQQQRPYGYDQGQYGNYQQ, from the exons ATGTCGGTGGCGTTTACACCTCATAGACAGCGTGGGAAAGGTGATATAACACCCGCTGGAATACAAAAG TTACTTGACGAAAACAACCAGCTGATCCAGTGTATAATGGACTTCCAGAGTAAAGGAAAGACTGCAGAGTGTTCACA GTACCAACAGATGCTGCACAGAAATCTGGTGTATCTGGCGACGATAGCAGACTCCAACCAAAACATGCAGTCCCTCCTCCCTGCG CCGCCCACTCAGAATATGCCCATGGGCCCTGGCGGGATGAACCAAAGCGGGCCCCCAACGCAACCTCCCCACGGCCACAACATGCCCTCTGACGGCATGGTCAGCGGCGGCCCCCCGGCCCCCCACATGCAGAACCAGATGAATGGACAGATGCCTG GGCCAAATCACATGCCCATGCAAGGTCCCGGGCCAGGTCCCAACCAGCCCCCCAACATGCCCAGCGGCTCTATGAACCTGCCGCCCAGCAGCCACGGGTCTATGGGTGGTTACAATCACGCTGTCCCCTCTTCCCAAGGCATGCCAGTGCAGAACCAAATGAACATGACCCAGGGGCAGCCCATGGGCAACTACGCACCTCGACCAAACATGAACATGCCGCCAAATCAGG GGCCCATGATGCACCAGCAGCCCCCCTCCCAACAGTACAACATGCCCCCCGGGGGTGCCGGGCCACACTACCAAGGACAGCAGAACCCCATGGGCATGATGGGCCAGGTTAACCAGGGCAACCACGTCATGGGGCAGAGGCCGATGCCACCGTATCGACCTCCGCAGCAAG GTAACGCCCAGTacggccagcagcaggagccatACCAGCAGggccccccccagcagcagggcTACCCACCCCAGCAGCAGTACCCGGGTCAGCAGGGCTaccctccacagcagcaggctTACG GTCCCTCCCAGAGCGGTCCAGGGCAGTATCCCAACTACCCTCAGGGGCAAGGACAGCAGTACGCCGCCTACCGCCCCCCTCAGCCTGGACCCCCGCAGGGCCAGCAGCAGCGTCCCTACGGTTACGACCAG GGCCAGTATGGAAATTACCAGCAATGA
- the ss18 gene encoding protein SSXT isoform X1 has product MSVAFTPHRQRGKGDITPAGIQKLLDENNQLIQCIMDFQSKGKTAECSQYQQMLHRNLVYLATIADSNQNMQSLLPAPPTQNMPMGPGGMNQSGPPTQPPHGHNMPSDGMVSGGPPAPHMQNQMNGQMPGPNHMPMQGPGPGPNQPPNMPSGSMNLPPSSHGSMGGYNHAVPSSQGMPVQNQMNMTQGQPMGNYAPRPNMNMPPNQGPMMHQQPPSQQYNMPPGGAGPHYQGQQNPMGMMGQVNQGNHVMGQRPMPPYRPPQQGPPQQYPGQEDYYGDQYSHAGQGASEGNAQYGQQQEPYQQGPPQQQGYPPQQQYPGQQGYPPQQQAYGPSQSGPGQYPNYPQGQGQQYAAYRPPQPGPPQGQQQRPYGYDQVSIATRAHGRHGSPPHLS; this is encoded by the exons ATGTCGGTGGCGTTTACACCTCATAGACAGCGTGGGAAAGGTGATATAACACCCGCTGGAATACAAAAG TTACTTGACGAAAACAACCAGCTGATCCAGTGTATAATGGACTTCCAGAGTAAAGGAAAGACTGCAGAGTGTTCACA GTACCAACAGATGCTGCACAGAAATCTGGTGTATCTGGCGACGATAGCAGACTCCAACCAAAACATGCAGTCCCTCCTCCCTGCG CCGCCCACTCAGAATATGCCCATGGGCCCTGGCGGGATGAACCAAAGCGGGCCCCCAACGCAACCTCCCCACGGCCACAACATGCCCTCTGACGGCATGGTCAGCGGCGGCCCCCCGGCCCCCCACATGCAGAACCAGATGAATGGACAGATGCCTG GGCCAAATCACATGCCCATGCAAGGTCCCGGGCCAGGTCCCAACCAGCCCCCCAACATGCCCAGCGGCTCTATGAACCTGCCGCCCAGCAGCCACGGGTCTATGGGTGGTTACAATCACGCTGTCCCCTCTTCCCAAGGCATGCCAGTGCAGAACCAAATGAACATGACCCAGGGGCAGCCCATGGGCAACTACGCACCTCGACCAAACATGAACATGCCGCCAAATCAGG GGCCCATGATGCACCAGCAGCCCCCCTCCCAACAGTACAACATGCCCCCCGGGGGTGCCGGGCCACACTACCAAGGACAGCAGAACCCCATGGGCATGATGGGCCAGGTTAACCAGGGCAACCACGTCATGGGGCAGAGGCCGATGCCACCGTATCGACCTCCGCAGCAAG gACCCCCTCAGCAGTACCCAGGGCAGGAAGACTACTATGGGGACCAGTACAGTCACGCAGGCCAGGGAGCCTCAGAAG GTAACGCCCAGTacggccagcagcaggagccatACCAGCAGggccccccccagcagcagggcTACCCACCCCAGCAGCAGTACCCGGGTCAGCAGGGCTaccctccacagcagcaggctTACG GTCCCTCCCAGAGCGGTCCAGGGCAGTATCCCAACTACCCTCAGGGGCAAGGACAGCAGTACGCCGCCTACCGCCCCCCTCAGCCTGGACCCCCGCAGGGCCAGCAGCAGCGTCCCTACGGTTACGACCAGGTGAGTATAGCCACGAGAGCGCACGGTCGCCACGGCTCGCCTCCACATTTGTCTTAG
- the ss18 gene encoding protein SSXT isoform X10, with amino-acid sequence MSVAFTPHRQRGKGDITPAGIQKLLDENNQLIQCIMDFQSKGKTAECSQYQQMLHRNLVYLATIADSNQNMQSLLPAPPTQNMPMGPGGMNQSGPPTQPPHGHNMPSDGMVSGGPPAPHMQNQMNGQMPGPMMHQQPPSQQYNMPPGGAGPHYQGQQNPMGMMGQVNQGNHVMGQRPMPPYRPPQQGPPQQYPGQEDYYGDQYSHAGQGASEGNAQYGQQQEPYQQGPPQQQGYPPQQQYPGQQGYPPQQQAYGPSQSGPGQYPNYPQGQGQQYAAYRPPQPGPPQGQQQRPYGYDQGQYGNYQQ; translated from the exons ATGTCGGTGGCGTTTACACCTCATAGACAGCGTGGGAAAGGTGATATAACACCCGCTGGAATACAAAAG TTACTTGACGAAAACAACCAGCTGATCCAGTGTATAATGGACTTCCAGAGTAAAGGAAAGACTGCAGAGTGTTCACA GTACCAACAGATGCTGCACAGAAATCTGGTGTATCTGGCGACGATAGCAGACTCCAACCAAAACATGCAGTCCCTCCTCCCTGCG CCGCCCACTCAGAATATGCCCATGGGCCCTGGCGGGATGAACCAAAGCGGGCCCCCAACGCAACCTCCCCACGGCCACAACATGCCCTCTGACGGCATGGTCAGCGGCGGCCCCCCGGCCCCCCACATGCAGAACCAGATGAATGGACAGATGCCTG GGCCCATGATGCACCAGCAGCCCCCCTCCCAACAGTACAACATGCCCCCCGGGGGTGCCGGGCCACACTACCAAGGACAGCAGAACCCCATGGGCATGATGGGCCAGGTTAACCAGGGCAACCACGTCATGGGGCAGAGGCCGATGCCACCGTATCGACCTCCGCAGCAAG gACCCCCTCAGCAGTACCCAGGGCAGGAAGACTACTATGGGGACCAGTACAGTCACGCAGGCCAGGGAGCCTCAGAAG GTAACGCCCAGTacggccagcagcaggagccatACCAGCAGggccccccccagcagcagggcTACCCACCCCAGCAGCAGTACCCGGGTCAGCAGGGCTaccctccacagcagcaggctTACG GTCCCTCCCAGAGCGGTCCAGGGCAGTATCCCAACTACCCTCAGGGGCAAGGACAGCAGTACGCCGCCTACCGCCCCCCTCAGCCTGGACCCCCGCAGGGCCAGCAGCAGCGTCCCTACGGTTACGACCAG GGCCAGTATGGAAATTACCAGCAATGA
- the ss18 gene encoding protein SSXT isoform X7 has product MSVAFTPHRQRGKGDITPAGIQKLLDENNQLIQCIMDFQSKGKTAECSQYQQMLHRNLVYLATIADSNQNMQSLLPAPPTQNMPMGPGGMNQSGPPTQPPHGHNMPSDGMVSGGPPAPHMQNQMNGQMPGMPVQNQMNMTQGQPMGNYAPRPNMNMPPNQGPMMHQQPPSQQYNMPPGGAGPHYQGQQNPMGMMGQVNQGNHVMGQRPMPPYRPPQQGPPQQYPGQEDYYGDQYSHAGQGASEGNAQYGQQQEPYQQGPPQQQGYPPQQQYPGQQGYPPQQQAYGPSQSGPGQYPNYPQGQGQQYAAYRPPQPGPPQGQQQRPYGYDQVSIATRAHGRHGSPPHLS; this is encoded by the exons ATGTCGGTGGCGTTTACACCTCATAGACAGCGTGGGAAAGGTGATATAACACCCGCTGGAATACAAAAG TTACTTGACGAAAACAACCAGCTGATCCAGTGTATAATGGACTTCCAGAGTAAAGGAAAGACTGCAGAGTGTTCACA GTACCAACAGATGCTGCACAGAAATCTGGTGTATCTGGCGACGATAGCAGACTCCAACCAAAACATGCAGTCCCTCCTCCCTGCG CCGCCCACTCAGAATATGCCCATGGGCCCTGGCGGGATGAACCAAAGCGGGCCCCCAACGCAACCTCCCCACGGCCACAACATGCCCTCTGACGGCATGGTCAGCGGCGGCCCCCCGGCCCCCCACATGCAGAACCAGATGAATGGACAGATGCCTG GCATGCCAGTGCAGAACCAAATGAACATGACCCAGGGGCAGCCCATGGGCAACTACGCACCTCGACCAAACATGAACATGCCGCCAAATCAGG GGCCCATGATGCACCAGCAGCCCCCCTCCCAACAGTACAACATGCCCCCCGGGGGTGCCGGGCCACACTACCAAGGACAGCAGAACCCCATGGGCATGATGGGCCAGGTTAACCAGGGCAACCACGTCATGGGGCAGAGGCCGATGCCACCGTATCGACCTCCGCAGCAAG gACCCCCTCAGCAGTACCCAGGGCAGGAAGACTACTATGGGGACCAGTACAGTCACGCAGGCCAGGGAGCCTCAGAAG GTAACGCCCAGTacggccagcagcaggagccatACCAGCAGggccccccccagcagcagggcTACCCACCCCAGCAGCAGTACCCGGGTCAGCAGGGCTaccctccacagcagcaggctTACG GTCCCTCCCAGAGCGGTCCAGGGCAGTATCCCAACTACCCTCAGGGGCAAGGACAGCAGTACGCCGCCTACCGCCCCCCTCAGCCTGGACCCCCGCAGGGCCAGCAGCAGCGTCCCTACGGTTACGACCAGGTGAGTATAGCCACGAGAGCGCACGGTCGCCACGGCTCGCCTCCACATTTGTCTTAG
- the ss18 gene encoding protein SSXT isoform X2, producing the protein MSVAFTPHRQRGKGDITPAGIQKLLDENNQLIQCIMDFQSKGKTAECSQYQQMLHRNLVYLATIADSNQNMQSLLPAPPTQNMPMGPGGMNQSGPPTQPPHGHNMPSDGMVSGGPPAPHMQNQMNGQMPGPNHMPMQGPGPGPNQPPNMPSGSMNLPPSSHGSMGGYNHAVPSSQGMPVQNQMNMTQGQPMGNYAPRPNMNMPPNQGPMMHQQPPSQQYNMPPGGAGPHYQGQQNPMGMMGQVNQGNHVMGQRPMPPYRPPQQGPPQQYPGQEDYYGDQYSHAGQGASEGNAQYGQQQEPYQQGPPQQQGYPPQQQYPGQQGYPPQQQAYGPSQSGPGQYPNYPQGQGQQYAAYRPPQPGPPQGQQQRPYGYDQGQYGNYQQ; encoded by the exons ATGTCGGTGGCGTTTACACCTCATAGACAGCGTGGGAAAGGTGATATAACACCCGCTGGAATACAAAAG TTACTTGACGAAAACAACCAGCTGATCCAGTGTATAATGGACTTCCAGAGTAAAGGAAAGACTGCAGAGTGTTCACA GTACCAACAGATGCTGCACAGAAATCTGGTGTATCTGGCGACGATAGCAGACTCCAACCAAAACATGCAGTCCCTCCTCCCTGCG CCGCCCACTCAGAATATGCCCATGGGCCCTGGCGGGATGAACCAAAGCGGGCCCCCAACGCAACCTCCCCACGGCCACAACATGCCCTCTGACGGCATGGTCAGCGGCGGCCCCCCGGCCCCCCACATGCAGAACCAGATGAATGGACAGATGCCTG GGCCAAATCACATGCCCATGCAAGGTCCCGGGCCAGGTCCCAACCAGCCCCCCAACATGCCCAGCGGCTCTATGAACCTGCCGCCCAGCAGCCACGGGTCTATGGGTGGTTACAATCACGCTGTCCCCTCTTCCCAAGGCATGCCAGTGCAGAACCAAATGAACATGACCCAGGGGCAGCCCATGGGCAACTACGCACCTCGACCAAACATGAACATGCCGCCAAATCAGG GGCCCATGATGCACCAGCAGCCCCCCTCCCAACAGTACAACATGCCCCCCGGGGGTGCCGGGCCACACTACCAAGGACAGCAGAACCCCATGGGCATGATGGGCCAGGTTAACCAGGGCAACCACGTCATGGGGCAGAGGCCGATGCCACCGTATCGACCTCCGCAGCAAG gACCCCCTCAGCAGTACCCAGGGCAGGAAGACTACTATGGGGACCAGTACAGTCACGCAGGCCAGGGAGCCTCAGAAG GTAACGCCCAGTacggccagcagcaggagccatACCAGCAGggccccccccagcagcagggcTACCCACCCCAGCAGCAGTACCCGGGTCAGCAGGGCTaccctccacagcagcaggctTACG GTCCCTCCCAGAGCGGTCCAGGGCAGTATCCCAACTACCCTCAGGGGCAAGGACAGCAGTACGCCGCCTACCGCCCCCCTCAGCCTGGACCCCCGCAGGGCCAGCAGCAGCGTCCCTACGGTTACGACCAG GGCCAGTATGGAAATTACCAGCAATGA
- the ss18 gene encoding protein SSXT isoform X8 has translation MSVAFTPHRQRGKGDITPAGIQKLLDENNQLIQCIMDFQSKGKTAECSQYQQMLHRNLVYLATIADSNQNMQSLLPAPPTQNMPMGPGGMNQSGPPTQPPHGHNMPSDGMVSGGPPAPHMQNQMNGQMPGPMMHQQPPSQQYNMPPGGAGPHYQGQQNPMGMMGQVNQGNHVMGQRPMPPYRPPQQGPPQQYPGQEDYYGDQYSHAGQGASEGNAQYGQQQEPYQQGPPQQQGYPPQQQYPGQQGYPPQQQAYGPSQSGPGQYPNYPQGQGQQYAAYRPPQPGPPQGQQQRPYGYDQVSIATRAHGRHGSPPHLS, from the exons ATGTCGGTGGCGTTTACACCTCATAGACAGCGTGGGAAAGGTGATATAACACCCGCTGGAATACAAAAG TTACTTGACGAAAACAACCAGCTGATCCAGTGTATAATGGACTTCCAGAGTAAAGGAAAGACTGCAGAGTGTTCACA GTACCAACAGATGCTGCACAGAAATCTGGTGTATCTGGCGACGATAGCAGACTCCAACCAAAACATGCAGTCCCTCCTCCCTGCG CCGCCCACTCAGAATATGCCCATGGGCCCTGGCGGGATGAACCAAAGCGGGCCCCCAACGCAACCTCCCCACGGCCACAACATGCCCTCTGACGGCATGGTCAGCGGCGGCCCCCCGGCCCCCCACATGCAGAACCAGATGAATGGACAGATGCCTG GGCCCATGATGCACCAGCAGCCCCCCTCCCAACAGTACAACATGCCCCCCGGGGGTGCCGGGCCACACTACCAAGGACAGCAGAACCCCATGGGCATGATGGGCCAGGTTAACCAGGGCAACCACGTCATGGGGCAGAGGCCGATGCCACCGTATCGACCTCCGCAGCAAG gACCCCCTCAGCAGTACCCAGGGCAGGAAGACTACTATGGGGACCAGTACAGTCACGCAGGCCAGGGAGCCTCAGAAG GTAACGCCCAGTacggccagcagcaggagccatACCAGCAGggccccccccagcagcagggcTACCCACCCCAGCAGCAGTACCCGGGTCAGCAGGGCTaccctccacagcagcaggctTACG GTCCCTCCCAGAGCGGTCCAGGGCAGTATCCCAACTACCCTCAGGGGCAAGGACAGCAGTACGCCGCCTACCGCCCCCCTCAGCCTGGACCCCCGCAGGGCCAGCAGCAGCGTCCCTACGGTTACGACCAGGTGAGTATAGCCACGAGAGCGCACGGTCGCCACGGCTCGCCTCCACATTTGTCTTAG
- the ss18 gene encoding protein SSXT isoform X9, with amino-acid sequence MDFQSKGKTAECSQYQQMLHRNLVYLATIADSNQNMQSLLPAPPTQNMPMGPGGMNQSGPPTQPPHGHNMPSDGMVSGGPPAPHMQNQMNGQMPGPNHMPMQGPGPGPNQPPNMPSGSMNLPPSSHGSMGGYNHAVPSSQGMPVQNQMNMTQGQPMGNYAPRPNMNMPPNQGPMMHQQPPSQQYNMPPGGAGPHYQGQQNPMGMMGQVNQGNHVMGQRPMPPYRPPQQGPPQQYPGQEDYYGDQYSHAGQGASEGNAQYGQQQEPYQQGPPQQQGYPPQQQYPGQQGYPPQQQAYGPSQSGPGQYPNYPQGQGQQYAAYRPPQPGPPQGQQQRPYGYDQVSIATRAHGRHGSPPHLS; translated from the exons ATGGACTTCCAGAGTAAAGGAAAGACTGCAGAGTGTTCACA GTACCAACAGATGCTGCACAGAAATCTGGTGTATCTGGCGACGATAGCAGACTCCAACCAAAACATGCAGTCCCTCCTCCCTGCG CCGCCCACTCAGAATATGCCCATGGGCCCTGGCGGGATGAACCAAAGCGGGCCCCCAACGCAACCTCCCCACGGCCACAACATGCCCTCTGACGGCATGGTCAGCGGCGGCCCCCCGGCCCCCCACATGCAGAACCAGATGAATGGACAGATGCCTG GGCCAAATCACATGCCCATGCAAGGTCCCGGGCCAGGTCCCAACCAGCCCCCCAACATGCCCAGCGGCTCTATGAACCTGCCGCCCAGCAGCCACGGGTCTATGGGTGGTTACAATCACGCTGTCCCCTCTTCCCAAGGCATGCCAGTGCAGAACCAAATGAACATGACCCAGGGGCAGCCCATGGGCAACTACGCACCTCGACCAAACATGAACATGCCGCCAAATCAGG GGCCCATGATGCACCAGCAGCCCCCCTCCCAACAGTACAACATGCCCCCCGGGGGTGCCGGGCCACACTACCAAGGACAGCAGAACCCCATGGGCATGATGGGCCAGGTTAACCAGGGCAACCACGTCATGGGGCAGAGGCCGATGCCACCGTATCGACCTCCGCAGCAAG gACCCCCTCAGCAGTACCCAGGGCAGGAAGACTACTATGGGGACCAGTACAGTCACGCAGGCCAGGGAGCCTCAGAAG GTAACGCCCAGTacggccagcagcaggagccatACCAGCAGggccccccccagcagcagggcTACCCACCCCAGCAGCAGTACCCGGGTCAGCAGGGCTaccctccacagcagcaggctTACG GTCCCTCCCAGAGCGGTCCAGGGCAGTATCCCAACTACCCTCAGGGGCAAGGACAGCAGTACGCCGCCTACCGCCCCCCTCAGCCTGGACCCCCGCAGGGCCAGCAGCAGCGTCCCTACGGTTACGACCAGGTGAGTATAGCCACGAGAGCGCACGGTCGCCACGGCTCGCCTCCACATTTGTCTTAG